In one Fodinicola acaciae genomic region, the following are encoded:
- a CDS encoding carbohydrate ABC transporter permease — protein MAVEATRHRSVHPTVVTAGRRRSGQRPNIVGAVGGFVWLAIIIVPLYYIVITSLRSQQGFYATNALAPPTDPTLANYQLVLQNEFLRYLANSVVVAGGTVVIAVAVSLMAAYAIVRGTGRAVRLVFAVFLLGLAIPLQATIVPIYYMITRIHMYDTLAALILPGVAFAIPLTVLILVNFLRDVPAELFESMRLDGAGNWRMLWSLALPLARPAVITVAVYDALNAWNGFLFPLILTQSPDNRVLPLALWSFQGQFTVNIPTVLAAVVLSTLPILALYIVGRRYLVTGLTAGFGR, from the coding sequence ATGGCCGTCGAGGCTACCCGGCATAGGTCTGTCCATCCGACGGTCGTGACGGCCGGTCGGCGCCGGTCAGGACAGCGGCCGAACATCGTTGGTGCGGTTGGCGGCTTCGTCTGGCTGGCGATCATCATCGTGCCGCTCTACTACATCGTGATCACGAGCTTGCGCAGCCAACAGGGTTTCTATGCCACCAACGCGCTGGCGCCGCCGACTGATCCGACGCTGGCCAACTATCAGTTGGTGTTGCAGAATGAGTTTCTCCGCTATCTGGCCAACAGTGTCGTGGTCGCCGGTGGCACGGTGGTGATCGCCGTCGCGGTCTCGCTGATGGCCGCCTACGCCATCGTCCGTGGCACCGGCCGCGCTGTGCGGCTGGTCTTCGCGGTTTTCCTGCTGGGCCTCGCGATCCCGCTGCAGGCGACGATCGTGCCGATCTACTACATGATCACCAGGATCCACATGTATGACACGCTGGCGGCGCTGATCCTGCCAGGTGTCGCCTTCGCGATCCCGCTGACCGTACTGATCCTGGTCAACTTCCTGCGCGACGTGCCGGCCGAGCTGTTCGAGTCGATGCGGCTGGACGGGGCCGGAAACTGGCGGATGCTCTGGAGCCTCGCCCTGCCGTTGGCCAGGCCGGCGGTGATCACCGTAGCGGTGTATGACGCGTTGAACGCGTGGAACGGCTTCCTGTTTCCTCTGATTCTCACGCAAAGTCCGGACAACCGCGTGTTGCCGCTGGCGTTGTGGAGTTTTCAAGGTCAGTTCACCGTGAACATTCCCACCGTGCTGGCGGCGGTGGTCCTGTCGACTTTGCCGATCCTGGCGCTCTACATCGTCGGTCGCCGGTATCTCGTCACCGGCCTCACCGCAGGCTTTGGTCGCTGA
- a CDS encoding carbohydrate ABC transporter permease: MTAPPRVRARHGGPTIWFTVPALAFFTVFAIVPLAVVVVLSLMRWDGLGTPAWTGLTNWTGVLSDPVTGNAIWLTVKVMVVSWLVQTPVSLLLGTFTAGRQRYRAVLAVLYFLPLLMSAAAIAIAFKAVLDPNFGLSKAIPLLGQDWLGSPDLVLYVVIFAIAWQFVPFHTLLYQAGVRQIPAALYESAAIDGAGRVNQFLHITLPQLRYTIVTSSTLMLVGSLTYFDLVFVLTGGGPGDSSRILALHMYITGFASNDMGRASAIAVILAAAGLVLSLGLTRLSGFSRMRSQQEGA; this comes from the coding sequence ATGACGGCTCCGCCGCGCGTACGCGCCAGGCACGGCGGACCGACCATCTGGTTCACCGTGCCGGCGCTGGCGTTTTTCACCGTTTTCGCGATCGTCCCGCTGGCGGTCGTCGTCGTGCTCAGCCTGATGCGATGGGACGGACTCGGCACGCCGGCCTGGACCGGCCTGACAAACTGGACCGGCGTACTCAGCGATCCGGTGACCGGCAACGCGATCTGGCTGACCGTCAAGGTGATGGTGGTCAGTTGGCTGGTGCAGACGCCGGTCAGCCTGCTGCTCGGCACGTTCACCGCCGGACGGCAACGATATCGCGCGGTCCTCGCCGTCCTGTATTTCCTGCCGTTGCTGATGTCCGCGGCCGCGATCGCGATCGCGTTCAAGGCCGTACTCGACCCGAACTTCGGTCTCAGCAAAGCGATCCCGCTGCTCGGCCAGGACTGGCTCGGCTCACCCGATCTGGTGTTGTACGTCGTCATCTTCGCGATCGCCTGGCAGTTCGTACCGTTTCACACGCTGCTCTACCAGGCCGGGGTCCGGCAGATCCCGGCCGCCCTGTATGAGTCGGCGGCCATCGACGGCGCCGGCCGGGTCAATCAGTTTCTGCACATCACGCTGCCGCAGCTGCGCTACACGATCGTCACCTCCTCGACGTTGATGCTGGTCGGCTCGCTGACCTACTTCGACCTGGTTTTCGTGCTGACCGGCGGCGGTCCCGGTGACTCCAGCCGCATTCTCGCGCTGCACATGTACATCACCGGCTTCGCCAGCAACGACATGGGCCGCGCGAGCGCGATCGCGGTGATCCTTGCCGCGGCTGGTTTGGTGCTGTCGCTTGGATTGACGCGGCTGTCGGGGTTCAGCCGGATGCGCAGCCAGCAGGAAGGAGCGTGA
- a CDS encoding extracellular solute-binding protein — protein MSLRNFRSLRVTAGLVAAVLAVSLSAACGSSGPGDRAGQATAWALTGGDERTFRSSFQQWNSGHGGQPIDVQFFQNDAYKQKIRTAVGAGQAPTLIFGWGGGILKSYVDAGQVADLTPDVTANPTLKSRYLPSVLDSGVIGGKTYALPNNAMQPVLLYYNKDLFRQIGAQPPKTWPELLALIPKFNARNIAPLSLAGQSKWPLLMYEEYLVDRLGGPRVFDDIAANKPNAWSDPAVLQANTMIQQLVNAGAFVKNFASVDADSNADLALLYTGKAAMEVMGSWAYPSIKTQNPQFISGGKLGYVAFPAVPGGKGDPADVAGNPANFWSISAKATPEQRKAAVAYLTDGVLNQSYVDSLVTGGGVPPVAGLEPKLAKASDPGYLSFIYGMARQAPHFQLSWDQALSPAQADALLTNLGKLFLNQITPAQFSAAMNATIGK, from the coding sequence ATGAGTCTCCGAAACTTTCGATCGCTTCGCGTCACCGCCGGACTGGTCGCCGCGGTGCTGGCCGTCAGCCTCAGCGCGGCCTGTGGTTCCAGCGGTCCGGGCGACCGCGCCGGCCAGGCCACCGCCTGGGCCCTGACCGGCGGCGACGAGCGGACCTTCCGATCGTCGTTCCAGCAGTGGAACAGCGGCCACGGCGGTCAGCCGATCGACGTCCAGTTTTTCCAGAACGACGCGTACAAACAGAAAATCCGCACCGCCGTTGGTGCGGGCCAGGCGCCGACGCTGATTTTCGGCTGGGGTGGCGGGATCCTGAAGTCGTACGTCGACGCCGGCCAGGTCGCCGACCTGACACCGGACGTGACCGCGAATCCGACGCTGAAAAGCCGATATCTGCCGTCCGTGCTCGACAGTGGCGTCATCGGCGGCAAGACGTACGCGCTGCCGAACAACGCGATGCAGCCCGTGCTGCTCTATTACAACAAAGACCTGTTCCGGCAGATCGGTGCGCAGCCACCGAAAACCTGGCCGGAGCTGCTCGCGCTCATCCCGAAGTTCAACGCCAGGAACATCGCGCCGCTGTCGCTCGCCGGCCAGAGCAAGTGGCCGTTGTTGATGTACGAGGAATATCTCGTCGACCGGCTCGGCGGCCCGCGGGTCTTCGACGACATCGCCGCCAACAAGCCAAACGCCTGGTCCGATCCGGCGGTGCTGCAGGCGAACACCATGATCCAGCAGCTGGTGAATGCCGGCGCGTTCGTCAAGAACTTCGCGTCCGTGGATGCCGACAGCAACGCCGACCTCGCGCTGCTGTACACCGGCAAGGCGGCGATGGAGGTGATGGGAAGCTGGGCCTATCCGTCGATCAAGACGCAGAACCCGCAGTTCATCAGCGGTGGCAAGCTGGGATACGTGGCATTTCCGGCCGTACCAGGTGGAAAAGGTGACCCGGCCGATGTCGCCGGCAACCCGGCGAACTTCTGGTCGATCTCGGCCAAGGCGACACCGGAGCAGCGCAAGGCGGCCGTCGCGTACCTGACTGACGGCGTGCTCAACCAGTCCTATGTGGACAGTCTGGTCACCGGCGGTGGCGTACCACCGGTCGCCGGTCTGGAGCCGAAGCTGGCCAAAGCGTCCGACCCGGGCTATTTGTCGTTCATCTACGGCATGGCACGTCAGGCGCCGCATTTCCAGCTGTCGTGGGATCAGGCACTGTCGCCGGCGCAGGCCGACGCGCTGCTGACCAATCTCGGGAAGCTGTTTCTCAACCAGATCACGCCTGCGCAGTTTTCCGCCGCGATGAACGCGACCATCGGCAAATGA
- a CDS encoding LacI family DNA-binding transcriptional regulator, which translates to MPAEQPRRKRTTLAAVASAAGVSLPTVSKVINGRTDVAAETRARVEQALRDHQYVPQRSRRPRPTGRTLELLFDGLDSPYSSEILRGVVDASTEAGIDPVVHLFPAAGHTYADDNEWARRLASSGREGLIVVTSELTSAQVTALNGAGLPLVVIDPVNLPRADVVSVGATNWLGGLAAAEHLAGLGHRRIAYLGGPAGASCSQARLHGYRAALDNAGLAADPRLVRNGDFSYDVARALTAELLAEAKPPTAIFAGNDVSALGVIEAARAAGLRVPGDLSVVGFDDTLLALWSTPPLTTVRQPLRDMGRVAVRTLLRLAAGESLESHHVELATQLVVRSSTSAAG; encoded by the coding sequence GTGCCTGCCGAGCAACCTCGCCGGAAGCGTACGACACTCGCCGCGGTCGCCTCCGCGGCCGGCGTCTCGCTTCCGACCGTCTCCAAGGTGATCAACGGCAGGACCGACGTCGCCGCCGAGACCCGTGCGCGCGTCGAGCAGGCGCTGCGCGACCACCAGTACGTGCCACAACGCAGCCGCCGGCCGCGGCCGACCGGCCGGACCCTGGAGCTGCTGTTCGACGGACTGGACAGTCCGTACTCGTCGGAGATCCTGCGTGGCGTGGTCGACGCGAGCACTGAGGCCGGCATCGACCCGGTCGTGCATCTGTTCCCCGCCGCCGGCCACACGTACGCGGACGACAACGAATGGGCTCGCCGGCTGGCCAGTTCCGGTCGCGAGGGCCTGATCGTGGTGACCTCGGAGCTGACCAGCGCGCAGGTCACCGCGCTCAACGGAGCCGGCCTGCCACTGGTCGTCATCGACCCGGTCAACCTGCCGCGCGCGGATGTCGTCAGCGTCGGCGCGACCAACTGGCTCGGCGGCCTGGCCGCGGCCGAGCACCTGGCCGGTCTCGGCCACCGCCGCATCGCCTATCTCGGTGGCCCGGCCGGCGCGTCCTGCAGCCAGGCCAGGCTGCACGGATATCGCGCCGCATTGGACAACGCGGGTCTGGCGGCCGATCCGCGGCTGGTCCGCAACGGTGATTTCAGCTATGACGTCGCGCGTGCGCTGACCGCCGAGTTGCTTGCCGAAGCCAAGCCGCCGACCGCGATTTTCGCCGGCAACGACGTGTCCGCGCTCGGCGTCATCGAGGCGGCGCGCGCGGCCGGTCTGCGCGTGCCAGGGGATCTCAGCGTCGTCGGCTTCGACGACACGCTGTTGGCTCTGTGGTCGACGCCGCCGCTGACCACGGTCCGGCAACCGTTGCGCGACATGGGCCGGGTGGCCGTACGGACACTGCTGCGGCTGGCCGCCGGCGAGTCGCTGGAATCGCACCACGTCGAGCTGGCGACCCAACTCGTCGTACGCTCGTCGACCTCCGCCGCCGGCTAG
- a CDS encoding glycoside hydrolase family 3 N-terminal domain-containing protein, whose protein sequence is MENSAEPWRDPALPVDERVTALMAEMSLEDKVGQLGSAWLGQRAAGEVSPMQDALPDSLPEHGLGHLTRPFGTAPIGHQDGIERLAELQRKVIAANRFGIPAIAHEECLTGFATLGATVYPASIAWAATFDPELVGRMAAAIGADLRAVGVHQGLSPLLDVVRDYRWGRVEETLGEDPYLVATLGTAYVRGLQSAGVVATLKHFAGYPASRAGRNHAPVSVGPREFSEVLLWPFEMAVRDGGARSVMNSYSDVDGLPAAANEQLLTGILRDDWGFDGVVVSDYFAVTFLQTTHRVAASRAEAAALAIDAGIDVELPSTHCYGELVALVRSGQLPEKLVDRAARRVLTQKVELGLLDPGWTPAAGVATLDSPANRTIAAEMAEKSVILLANTGVLPLEASSIALVGPCGDDPLAFMGCYSFPNHVLPHYPGVASEVAAPSLLASLRNEIPSSVVSFHEGCPIRDPDRGGISTAVEAARAADVCVAAVGDRAGLFGLGTSGEGCDAADLSLPGVQSELLEALLATGTPVVIVVVSGRPYALGDYADRAAAIVQAFMPGEEGGPAIAGVLSGRVNPSGRLPVQVPRITGGQPGTYLHPPLGGDSAGISNLDPSPLFPFGHGISYTTYAYSGLRLEPAEIPVDGTFAVSVTVTNTGSRNGAETVQLYLRDLYAQVTRPVRQLTGFCRVRLDPGEQAEVTFSVHADRTSFVGRDLRRIVEPGEVEVLVGSSSEMLPCVGKVRVVGAVRVIDGDYVRTTPVEVSRKGVG, encoded by the coding sequence TTGGAAAACTCCGCTGAGCCGTGGCGCGATCCGGCCCTGCCCGTCGACGAGCGCGTCACCGCACTCATGGCGGAAATGTCGTTGGAGGATAAGGTCGGTCAACTTGGCAGCGCATGGCTCGGCCAGCGCGCGGCCGGCGAGGTCTCGCCGATGCAGGACGCGCTCCCCGATTCATTGCCGGAGCACGGCCTCGGACATCTCACCCGGCCATTTGGCACGGCACCGATCGGCCACCAGGATGGCATCGAAAGATTGGCCGAGCTGCAGCGAAAAGTTATCGCCGCCAACCGTTTCGGCATTCCGGCGATCGCGCATGAGGAATGCCTCACCGGTTTCGCGACGCTCGGCGCGACCGTCTATCCGGCGTCGATCGCGTGGGCCGCGACCTTCGATCCGGAGCTGGTCGGCCGGATGGCCGCGGCGATCGGCGCCGACCTGCGAGCTGTCGGTGTCCACCAAGGACTTTCGCCGCTTCTGGACGTCGTACGCGACTATCGCTGGGGACGCGTCGAGGAAACGCTCGGCGAGGACCCGTATCTGGTGGCGACCCTTGGCACCGCGTACGTCCGCGGTCTCCAGTCGGCCGGAGTTGTCGCGACGCTCAAGCATTTCGCCGGCTATCCCGCCTCGCGCGCCGGCCGCAATCACGCACCGGTTTCGGTCGGACCGCGCGAGTTTTCCGAGGTGTTGCTGTGGCCCTTCGAGATGGCCGTACGCGACGGCGGTGCGCGGTCGGTGATGAACTCCTACTCCGACGTGGACGGTCTGCCGGCCGCCGCAAACGAGCAGCTACTGACCGGAATTCTGCGCGACGACTGGGGTTTCGACGGGGTCGTCGTCTCCGACTATTTCGCGGTCACTTTTCTGCAGACCACCCATCGCGTCGCAGCTAGCCGCGCTGAGGCCGCGGCTTTGGCGATCGATGCTGGCATCGACGTGGAGCTGCCGAGCACGCACTGCTATGGCGAGCTGGTCGCGCTCGTACGATCCGGACAGCTGCCGGAAAAACTCGTCGACCGCGCGGCGCGCCGCGTACTGACACAGAAAGTCGAGCTTGGCCTGCTCGATCCGGGCTGGACGCCGGCGGCTGGCGTGGCCACCCTCGATTCACCTGCCAATCGCACGATTGCAGCCGAGATGGCGGAAAAGTCCGTCATCCTGCTGGCGAACACCGGCGTCCTGCCGCTCGAGGCGAGCTCGATCGCTCTGGTTGGCCCGTGCGGCGACGATCCTTTGGCTTTCATGGGCTGCTATTCGTTTCCCAACCATGTGCTGCCGCACTATCCTGGCGTAGCCAGCGAGGTAGCAGCTCCGTCGCTGCTTGCCAGTCTTCGCAACGAAATTCCCAGCTCGGTTGTCTCCTTTCATGAAGGCTGCCCGATCCGAGATCCTGATCGCGGCGGAATTTCCACGGCTGTCGAAGCCGCGCGCGCAGCGGACGTATGCGTCGCCGCGGTCGGCGATCGCGCCGGACTTTTCGGCCTCGGCACGTCCGGCGAAGGCTGCGACGCCGCGGACCTTTCGTTGCCGGGTGTGCAAAGTGAGCTGCTTGAGGCGCTGCTGGCGACTGGTACGCCGGTCGTGATCGTGGTGGTCTCCGGCCGACCGTACGCACTCGGCGACTACGCCGACCGCGCCGCCGCGATCGTGCAGGCCTTCATGCCTGGCGAGGAAGGCGGACCGGCGATCGCCGGCGTCCTGTCCGGGCGCGTCAACCCGTCCGGTCGCCTGCCGGTGCAGGTGCCACGAATCACCGGCGGGCAGCCCGGCACCTACCTACATCCACCGCTCGGCGGCGACAGCGCCGGCATCAGCAACCTGGATCCGTCTCCGCTGTTTCCATTCGGACACGGCATTTCCTACACCACGTACGCATATTCCGGTCTCCGGTTGGAACCGGCCGAGATCCCGGTCGATGGAACGTTCGCCGTTTCCGTCACGGTCACCAACACCGGGTCGCGGAATGGTGCCGAGACCGTACAGCTTTATCTGCGTGACTTGTACGCGCAGGTGACTCGTCCTGTCCGGCAGTTGACCGGTTTTTGCCGCGTACGGCTTGATCCTGGGGAGCAGGCCGAAGTGACCTTCAGCGTCCACGCCGATCGGACCAGTTTTGTCGGTCGGGATCTGCGGCGGATCGTGGAGCCAGGTGAGGTGGAGGTCCTTGTCGGGTCCTCGTCCGAGATGCTGCCGTGTGTGGGGAAAGTGCGGGTTGTTGGCGCGGTCAGGGTTATTGATGGGGATTACGTACGCACGACACCGGTGGAGGTCAGTCGCAAGGGTGTCGGGTGA
- a CDS encoding BTAD domain-containing putative transcriptional regulator, with product MLFGVLGPLEVRTSAGEPIAIGGPRPRALLVMLLLNAGRVVSLEQLIDGQYGDDPPAGAANAVQAQVSRLRRTLPDGAIESHPAGYRAAVDPDEVDAHRFERLARVGRSMLAAGQYGPAAAALREGLALWRGAALTDLPYGQAQAARLEELRLAATEDLIEAEFALPEGTSIADLAALVAAHPLRERLCGQLMRALHAAGRQAEALEAYERTRRLLADELGADPSPELAEIHLALLRAEPIERPAAAPPVQLSSFVGRDADLARLRELAGARLVTILGPGGIGKTRLAVEYAASLDAVFVDLSDVDTAEAVPLAVLGALGQRESGFAPGPAMEPAARLVGVLAQRQVLLVLDNCEQIVAAVAVLVRQLLEGCPRLTVLATSREPLGLTGERLLPLAPLDTPPAVRLFADRAAAVRPGFAVDAANTAAVTEICVALDGLPLAIELAAARLRQFDVAEVAARLAGHAHFRLLSRGDRTAAARHQTLRAVVEWSWDLLDPDAQALARRLAVFVGGARLPAIEAVCGAGVEDLLADLVDRSLVESDGGRYRMLQTIRLFCAERLVEAGEDARVRAAHARCQLALAEEADPHLRRAEQLEWLARLSADHDNLMAALRWAVDNDRRTAFQLVAALAAYWWFSGRRSQATDAAVALLDGDMPDGLEEEWISCVVHAGARASAEQWKRAGELMERFDRPLRHPFGAALWGMTAGPPDGDATETHGVLLDADPWNVALGRLSTVLLGLLGGEPTAEEPQMRAALASFRELGERWGTAQALDWLGVLASWRAEWDNAYAAWDEAYDLQARLGASEECASILCHRAESLVRQGELVAARAEIERASALLAEAGELEVPVEIQLGFAEVARLRGDLETAADLLRRTLAATEGHGFGAEWLRGRVLTACGRLAAATGDVGDSVRRHGEALAFARTSPFAVELAHAVEGVADGATLVGAYEQAALLLGIAVALRGMAVVGDPDVARTAAAATTAIGPGAFAAAYARGVAMNRDEALAVLDNLRS from the coding sequence ATGCTGTTCGGCGTGCTCGGTCCGTTGGAGGTGCGTACGTCCGCCGGCGAGCCGATCGCGATCGGTGGTCCGCGGCCGCGCGCGCTGCTTGTGATGCTGCTGCTCAATGCCGGCCGCGTGGTCAGTCTCGAGCAGCTGATCGACGGCCAGTACGGCGACGACCCGCCGGCCGGTGCGGCCAACGCGGTGCAGGCGCAGGTGTCCCGGCTGCGGCGTACGCTGCCGGACGGCGCGATCGAGTCGCATCCGGCCGGATATCGCGCGGCGGTCGACCCCGACGAGGTCGACGCGCATCGGTTCGAGCGGCTGGCCAGAGTTGGCCGGTCGATGCTCGCGGCCGGGCAGTACGGACCGGCCGCGGCCGCGCTGCGCGAGGGGCTGGCGCTCTGGCGCGGAGCGGCGCTGACCGACCTGCCGTACGGTCAAGCGCAGGCCGCGCGGCTGGAGGAGCTGCGGCTGGCCGCGACCGAGGACCTGATCGAGGCCGAGTTCGCGCTGCCGGAAGGCACCTCGATCGCGGATCTGGCGGCGCTGGTCGCCGCCCATCCGCTGCGCGAGCGACTGTGCGGTCAGTTGATGCGCGCGCTGCACGCGGCTGGCCGGCAGGCTGAGGCGTTGGAGGCGTACGAACGGACGCGGCGGCTGCTCGCCGACGAGCTTGGCGCCGATCCGTCGCCGGAGCTGGCCGAGATCCACCTCGCGCTGCTGCGCGCCGAGCCGATCGAACGGCCGGCCGCCGCACCGCCGGTGCAGCTGAGCAGCTTCGTCGGACGCGACGCCGACCTGGCGCGGCTGCGCGAGCTCGCCGGCGCGCGGCTGGTGACGATCCTCGGACCCGGCGGGATCGGCAAGACCCGCCTCGCGGTCGAGTACGCGGCGTCGCTCGACGCGGTCTTCGTGGACCTGTCGGACGTGGACACCGCGGAGGCCGTACCGCTCGCCGTGCTCGGCGCGCTCGGCCAACGCGAGTCCGGGTTCGCGCCAGGTCCGGCGATGGAGCCGGCCGCCCGGCTGGTCGGCGTACTCGCGCAGCGGCAGGTGCTGCTGGTGCTGGACAACTGCGAGCAGATCGTCGCCGCGGTCGCGGTGCTGGTCAGGCAGCTGCTCGAAGGCTGTCCACGGCTGACCGTGCTGGCGACCAGCCGCGAGCCGCTCGGACTGACCGGCGAGCGGCTGCTGCCGCTGGCGCCGCTGGACACACCGCCGGCCGTACGCCTGTTCGCGGACCGCGCGGCGGCCGTACGGCCTGGTTTCGCGGTCGACGCGGCCAACACCGCGGCCGTGACCGAGATCTGCGTGGCGTTGGACGGCCTGCCGCTTGCCATCGAGCTGGCCGCGGCACGGTTGCGGCAGTTCGACGTGGCGGAGGTGGCTGCGAGGCTTGCCGGTCACGCGCATTTCCGGCTGCTCTCACGCGGCGACCGGACCGCGGCGGCGCGCCACCAGACGCTGCGCGCGGTGGTCGAATGGAGCTGGGACCTGCTCGATCCGGACGCGCAGGCGCTCGCGCGGCGGCTGGCCGTCTTCGTCGGTGGCGCTCGGCTGCCGGCGATCGAGGCTGTTTGTGGTGCCGGCGTCGAGGATTTGCTCGCCGACCTGGTGGACCGGTCGCTCGTCGAGTCCGACGGCGGGCGCTATCGGATGCTGCAGACGATCCGGCTCTTCTGCGCGGAACGACTCGTCGAGGCCGGTGAGGACGCGCGCGTACGAGCCGCACACGCGCGCTGCCAGCTGGCGCTCGCCGAGGAGGCCGACCCGCACCTGCGGCGCGCCGAGCAGCTGGAGTGGCTGGCACGGCTGTCGGCCGATCACGACAACCTGATGGCCGCGCTGCGGTGGGCGGTCGACAACGACCGGCGTACGGCCTTCCAGCTGGTGGCGGCGCTCGCCGCGTACTGGTGGTTCAGCGGCCGGCGCAGCCAGGCGACCGACGCGGCGGTCGCGCTGTTGGACGGTGACATGCCGGACGGCCTGGAGGAGGAGTGGATCAGCTGCGTCGTACACGCCGGCGCGCGTGCCTCGGCCGAGCAGTGGAAGCGTGCCGGTGAGCTCATGGAACGGTTTGACCGGCCGTTGCGGCATCCGTTTGGCGCGGCGCTCTGGGGGATGACGGCCGGACCGCCCGACGGCGATGCCACGGAGACCCACGGCGTCCTGCTGGACGCCGATCCGTGGAATGTCGCGCTGGGCCGGCTGAGCACGGTGTTGCTGGGATTGCTCGGCGGTGAGCCGACTGCTGAGGAGCCGCAGATGCGTGCCGCTCTGGCGAGTTTTCGTGAGCTTGGCGAGCGATGGGGGACAGCGCAGGCGTTGGACTGGCTCGGTGTGTTGGCCAGCTGGCGCGCGGAATGGGACAACGCGTATGCGGCCTGGGACGAGGCGTACGACCTGCAGGCGCGGCTTGGTGCGTCCGAGGAATGCGCCAGCATTCTTTGTCACCGCGCCGAAAGCCTTGTCCGGCAAGGAGAACTGGTCGCCGCGCGCGCCGAGATCGAACGAGCGAGCGCGCTGCTGGCCGAGGCCGGCGAGCTGGAGGTGCCAGTCGAGATCCAGCTCGGTTTCGCCGAGGTGGCACGGCTTCGCGGTGATCTCGAGACAGCCGCTGATCTACTCCGGCGTACGCTCGCCGCCACCGAAGGCCACGGCTTCGGCGCCGAATGGCTGCGCGGCCGCGTACTCACCGCCTGCGGCCGCCTCGCCGCCGCCACCGGCGATGTCGGTGATTCCGTACGGCGGCACGGCGAGGCTCTCGCCTTCGCGCGCACCTCCCCCTTCGCCGTCGAGCTGGCACACGCCGTCGAAGGCGTCGCCGACGGTGCCACTCTTGTCGGCGCGTACGAGCAAGCGGCATTGTTGCTGGGGATCGCGGTCGCCCTCCGCGGCATGGCCGTCGTCGGCGACCCAGACGTCGCGCGTACGGCCGCGGCCGCCACCACTGCCATCGGACCCGGTGCCTTCGCAGCGGCATACGCGCGCGGCGTGGCGATGAACCGCGACGAGGCCTTGGCGGTTCTCGACAACTTGCGTAGCTGA